Proteins encoded within one genomic window of Bacillus sp. F19:
- a CDS encoding glycoside hydrolase family 13 protein, with translation MLKEAVYHRPKNNFAYAYDKDTLHIRLQTKKNDAEKVNLIWGDPFTWEQESKGVWKWKSEEHIKMTKLGRTELYDIWTVALKPPHRRLKYGFEMISGDQTLIFTEQGFLDKKPQDHNGYYFTFPYINEEDIFAAPSWVKDTVWYQIFPERFANGDQALNPKDALPWGSTEPTAANSFGGDFEGVIQNINYLVKLGITGIYFTPIFKAFSNHKYDTIDYLEIDPQFGDKETFKKLMKVCHENGIKVMLDAVFNHCGYEFPPFQDVVVNGEASKYKDWFHIDQFPLKKDGKVHYETFGFSENMPKLRTGNPEVREYLLEVGRYWVKEFGIDGWRLDVANEVSHDFWREFRKEIKTIDPEVYILGEVWHDAMPWLQGDQFDAVMNYPYTSVAIDFFAHGKVTASEFINRTAEALLMYPAQVSEVAFNLLGSHDTPRIATVCGENTDKVKQLFTFLLSSPGAPCIYYGDEIGMTGMMDPGCRKCMIWDEEKQDGELLKFITQMIELRKNNPAFGNKGKIQFVEAGREDQHIMYTKTFNDEKILFILNGADHPIDASLPKDLKKASCLLTGQEISGSTLELDAHGLSIISYE, from the coding sequence ATGTTAAAAGAAGCGGTTTACCACCGTCCTAAAAATAATTTTGCTTATGCTTATGATAAAGATACGCTGCACATCCGTCTGCAGACAAAGAAAAATGATGCTGAAAAGGTGAATTTGATCTGGGGGGATCCATTCACGTGGGAGCAGGAGAGTAAAGGAGTCTGGAAATGGAAGTCTGAGGAGCATATTAAGATGACTAAGCTTGGAAGGACGGAGCTTTACGATATTTGGACGGTTGCGCTTAAACCTCCGCATAGACGTTTGAAATATGGGTTTGAAATGATATCGGGAGATCAAACGCTCATTTTTACGGAGCAGGGATTTTTGGATAAAAAGCCGCAAGATCATAACGGGTACTATTTTACCTTCCCTTATATAAATGAAGAAGATATCTTTGCTGCCCCGTCATGGGTCAAGGACACGGTCTGGTATCAGATTTTTCCTGAACGCTTTGCGAATGGAGACCAAGCACTGAACCCCAAAGATGCTTTGCCTTGGGGAAGTACGGAGCCGACAGCAGCGAACAGCTTCGGCGGAGACTTTGAAGGGGTCATTCAAAATATTAATTACCTGGTGAAGCTTGGCATTACGGGTATCTATTTTACCCCTATTTTTAAAGCTTTTTCGAATCACAAGTACGATACGATTGATTATTTAGAAATTGATCCGCAATTTGGGGACAAAGAAACGTTTAAAAAGTTAATGAAGGTCTGTCATGAAAATGGCATTAAAGTGATGCTTGATGCTGTGTTTAATCATTGCGGCTATGAGTTTCCCCCGTTTCAGGATGTGGTCGTAAACGGAGAAGCTTCAAAATATAAAGATTGGTTTCACATTGATCAGTTTCCGCTGAAAAAAGACGGCAAGGTTCATTACGAAACGTTCGGTTTCTCGGAAAATATGCCAAAGCTCAGAACAGGGAATCCTGAAGTGCGTGAATACTTGCTTGAGGTTGGGCGGTACTGGGTGAAGGAATTTGGCATTGACGGCTGGAGACTTGATGTTGCAAATGAGGTTTCCCATGACTTCTGGCGCGAGTTCCGCAAAGAAATCAAAACGATTGATCCTGAGGTTTATATTTTAGGAGAGGTATGGCATGATGCAATGCCTTGGCTGCAGGGTGATCAGTTTGATGCAGTGATGAATTATCCGTACACAAGTGTGGCAATAGACTTTTTTGCTCACGGAAAAGTAACAGCATCAGAGTTTATAAACCGAACGGCAGAAGCGCTTCTTATGTATCCTGCGCAAGTGTCGGAGGTTGCATTTAACTTGCTTGGAAGTCATGACACCCCTCGTATCGCTACTGTCTGCGGAGAAAATACAGATAAAGTGAAGCAGCTTTTCACTTTTCTGCTCTCATCACCGGGCGCACCTTGTATTTATTATGGGGACGAAATAGGCATGACGGGCATGATGGATCCAGGCTGCCGCAAATGCATGATTTGGGATGAGGAAAAACAGGACGGTGAATTATTGAAATTTATTACGCAGATGATTGAGCTTCGCAAAAACAATCCGGCATTCGGCAACAAGGGGAAAATTCAATTTGTTGAGGCTGGCCGAGAAGATCAGCATATCATGTATACAAAAACGTTTAACGATGAAAAAATCCTGTTTATTTTAAACGGGGCGGATCATCCAATTGATGCTTCTCTTCCTAAAGATTTGAAGAAGGCTTCATGCTTATTAACAGGTCAAGAGATTTCAGGTTCAACGCTTGAACTTGATGCCCATGGGCTCAGCATCATCTCATATGAATAA
- a CDS encoding M42 family metallopeptidase yields the protein MQLIKELVSIPSPSGNTNEVITYVENYLAECQIETRRNRKGGLLATIPGRDNSHHRMLTAHVDTLGAIVKEIKASGRLTIDLIGGFNYNSIEGEYCKIESSSGKMFTGTILMHQTSVHVYKDAGKAERNQANMEIRLDEVVKNADDVRALGIEVGDFVSFDPRVEVTDNGFIKSRHLDDKASVALLLQLMKQIKEEKLLLPYTTHFLISNNEEIGYGGNSNITPETVEYLAVDMGAMGDGQSTDEYTVSICVKDASGPYHYELRKNLTNLAKEHNIGYKLDIYPYYGSDASAAIRSGHDIVHGLIGPGIDSSHAFERTHKDSLENTAKLLYHYVKSAMVM from the coding sequence ATGCAGCTGATCAAAGAGCTCGTGTCAATACCGAGCCCATCAGGAAATACAAATGAAGTGATTACATATGTAGAAAACTATCTAGCTGAATGTCAAATAGAGACGAGACGCAATCGCAAAGGCGGACTGCTTGCAACTATTCCGGGAAGAGACAATTCCCATCACCGCATGCTGACAGCGCATGTTGATACGCTTGGGGCAATCGTAAAAGAAATTAAAGCAAGCGGACGGCTGACGATTGATTTAATCGGAGGTTTCAACTATAACTCAATTGAAGGTGAATATTGCAAAATCGAATCTTCATCGGGCAAGATGTTTACAGGCACAATCCTGATGCACCAGACTTCTGTTCATGTCTATAAAGATGCAGGAAAAGCAGAACGGAATCAGGCCAACATGGAAATCCGTCTTGATGAGGTTGTGAAAAACGCCGATGATGTCAGGGCACTCGGCATAGAAGTCGGAGACTTTGTTTCTTTTGATCCACGTGTTGAAGTGACGGATAATGGCTTTATTAAATCCCGCCATTTAGACGATAAAGCAAGTGTTGCGCTTTTGCTTCAGCTTATGAAGCAAATCAAGGAAGAAAAATTGCTGCTTCCTTATACAACTCATTTTTTGATATCAAATAACGAAGAAATCGGCTACGGCGGAAACTCTAATATCACACCTGAAACAGTTGAATATTTAGCTGTTGATATGGGTGCGATGGGTGACGGACAGTCAACGGATGAATACACCGTTTCGATTTGTGTGAAGGATGCAAGCGGTCCTTACCATTATGAGCTCCGCAAAAACTTAACGAATCTGGCGAAAGAGCATAACATCGGCTATAAATTAGATATTTATCCTTACTATGGATCTGATGCCTCAGCAGCGATCCGTTCCGGCCATGATATTGTTCATGGATTAATCGGACCGGGAATCGACTCCTCACACGCGTTTGAACGCACTCACAAAGATTCGCTTGAAAATACAGCGAAGCTGCTTTATCACTATGTGAAATCTGCTATGGTGATGTAA
- a CDS encoding S8 family serine peptidase has product MTKRKFSSFMAVILIFALFFSQFPVNDVKAAEADVPKEEAKLTISEPVEGLFEESEQVHWYTIDPTEAEIKDYTHLRVKLQSEAELNVTVYSSLENAVDNRAFDRYMGYSYADQPAVIDFPVAWAGPFYIKVEHYAGEEENTEEENTEEEMTIEEEPSEPPASYMIGYDGITLPPSEYVSTEECPAELSTKERENGKNIINDLRAIREDVLAKTENGQELSSMYYKIAPFLSTKMVFSKTTRDNVYQDLMQLKGLFTDVAEKGSSSTYKITKADQDAINRLYTTALESVPAFLQDQIEKTGKSIGISNVTNKTVSSILQMGGYALPSASSYENRVIVKLKEGKKLSSIQSKTKSFGIQSAASLKANKSVFPDMYVMEVEGSSSGFKASASSLNTAAGKLAKLPEVEFAEPVQQYKAFTADAQYPYQWPLKNAGKDGGTADADIKFEQLHELIKGRELNDTVIAVVDTGVDHTLADLNSKVLADNGYNFIGKNSNAMDDHGHGTHVSGIIAAENNNHYSMSGINSHAEILPVKVLDAAGSGDTEQIAFGIRYAVDQGADVINLSLGGGYSRVIESALKYAYDHDVTVVAASGNDGMEELSYPASSKYVISVGGTNRIDLVSDYSNYGKGLDLVAPGTDIPSLMPDGNVTNMTGTSMAAPHVAAAAGLLLSHNMDLTPGEVERILTKSAADIAFDEQDNPMDDFEEYPYDEEYPYPEEEVIPGYDTVSGWGRLDVFGAVKAFDRMNIPVERISGSDRYETAVKVSKESFTGSGTVVIATGKNYPDALSAAPLAHKHKAPLLLTDTNSLPAVVKGELKRLGAKKVILVGGKSVITANVEKELKAAGITTISRISGLDRYETSVNIAKQLGTADRAAVVTGESFADALSIAPIAASKTMPILLTKKNAIPNSVSQYVKSSNMKQTFVIGGAAVVPDKIAKVFPNHKRISGATRYETNSSIISYFAADLNMSSPFIATGTNYPDALSGSAAAAVHGNPMILTNPKAADQTTIDTIAAYADSAKMYYIIGGENALPESAISSLFE; this is encoded by the coding sequence ATGACGAAAAGAAAGTTTAGCAGTTTCATGGCAGTCATTCTGATTTTTGCCCTGTTTTTCAGTCAATTTCCTGTAAATGATGTTAAGGCAGCAGAAGCAGATGTACCGAAAGAAGAAGCGAAATTAACCATTTCAGAACCAGTAGAAGGCTTGTTTGAGGAATCGGAACAAGTACATTGGTACACGATAGATCCAACGGAAGCAGAAATTAAAGATTACACGCACCTGCGAGTAAAGCTTCAATCAGAAGCTGAATTGAATGTAACGGTATATTCCAGTCTTGAAAATGCAGTTGATAATCGCGCATTCGACAGATATATGGGGTATTCTTATGCAGATCAACCGGCAGTCATTGATTTCCCGGTAGCATGGGCGGGACCTTTTTATATTAAAGTAGAGCATTACGCTGGTGAAGAAGAGAACACAGAAGAAGAGAACACAGAAGAAGAGATGACGATTGAGGAAGAGCCGTCAGAGCCACCCGCTTCCTATATGATCGGATATGATGGGATAACACTTCCTCCTTCTGAATATGTAAGTACGGAAGAGTGCCCGGCAGAGCTTAGCACAAAAGAAAGAGAAAACGGCAAAAACATCATAAATGACTTGAGAGCCATTCGTGAGGATGTGCTTGCTAAAACAGAAAATGGACAAGAATTGTCATCCATGTATTACAAAATTGCCCCATTCTTAAGCACGAAAATGGTTTTTAGCAAAACCACCCGTGATAACGTTTATCAAGATTTAATGCAATTAAAAGGCTTATTTACAGATGTTGCTGAAAAAGGCAGCAGCAGTACGTATAAAATTACAAAAGCCGATCAAGATGCAATCAATCGTCTATACACGACTGCACTTGAATCTGTACCGGCTTTCCTTCAGGATCAAATTGAGAAAACCGGGAAAAGCATCGGAATTTCAAACGTAACAAACAAAACAGTTTCTTCCATTTTACAAATGGGCGGATATGCGTTACCTTCTGCAAGCAGCTATGAAAACCGCGTCATTGTAAAATTAAAAGAAGGCAAGAAACTAAGCAGTATACAGTCAAAAACAAAATCATTCGGCATTCAGTCGGCTGCTTCGCTAAAAGCCAATAAATCTGTTTTTCCTGATATGTATGTCATGGAAGTAGAAGGAAGCTCATCAGGCTTTAAAGCTTCAGCGAGTTCTTTAAACACAGCAGCAGGAAAGCTTGCCAAGCTTCCTGAGGTAGAATTTGCCGAACCTGTTCAGCAATATAAAGCATTTACTGCTGACGCTCAATATCCATATCAATGGCCGCTGAAAAACGCAGGAAAAGATGGCGGCACTGCTGATGCTGATATTAAATTTGAACAGCTTCACGAATTAATTAAAGGCAGAGAGCTGAATGATACCGTTATTGCCGTAGTTGACACTGGTGTTGATCATACACTAGCCGACCTTAACAGCAAAGTACTTGCGGATAACGGCTACAATTTTATTGGAAAAAATTCAAATGCAATGGATGATCATGGGCATGGCACACATGTTTCGGGCATCATCGCTGCAGAGAACAATAACCATTACTCAATGTCAGGCATCAATTCACATGCTGAAATTCTTCCTGTAAAAGTCCTTGATGCAGCAGGAAGCGGCGACACGGAGCAAATTGCATTCGGAATTCGATATGCAGTTGATCAAGGTGCAGACGTGATCAACCTGAGTCTTGGCGGAGGATACAGCCGCGTCATCGAGAGTGCATTAAAATATGCTTACGATCATGATGTAACAGTTGTAGCAGCAAGCGGAAATGATGGCATGGAAGAGCTTTCTTACCCTGCTTCTTCTAAGTATGTTATCTCAGTAGGCGGAACAAACCGCATTGATCTAGTATCGGATTATTCCAACTATGGAAAAGGACTGGATCTAGTTGCACCAGGTACTGACATTCCTAGCTTAATGCCTGATGGCAATGTAACGAATATGACGGGAACATCAATGGCAGCACCTCATGTTGCAGCAGCAGCCGGCCTGCTTCTTTCACATAATATGGATTTAACGCCAGGTGAAGTAGAACGAATCCTGACGAAATCTGCTGCTGACATTGCATTTGATGAACAAGATAACCCTATGGATGACTTCGAAGAGTATCCATATGACGAAGAATACCCGTATCCTGAAGAAGAAGTCATTCCAGGTTATGACACAGTTTCTGGCTGGGGCCGACTTGATGTATTCGGCGCTGTTAAAGCATTTGATCGAATGAATATTCCGGTGGAACGCATTTCTGGTTCAGACCGCTATGAAACAGCTGTAAAAGTATCAAAAGAAAGCTTTACTGGGTCCGGTACAGTTGTGATTGCAACAGGCAAAAATTATCCGGATGCATTAAGTGCAGCTCCTCTTGCCCATAAACACAAGGCCCCTCTTTTATTAACAGACACGAATTCACTTCCTGCTGTTGTAAAAGGTGAGCTTAAGCGCCTGGGAGCGAAAAAAGTTATTCTGGTTGGCGGAAAATCTGTCATAACAGCGAACGTAGAAAAAGAGCTGAAGGCTGCAGGCATAACAACGATTTCCAGAATCAGCGGCTTAGACCGTTATGAGACATCAGTTAATATTGCTAAACAGCTTGGTACGGCGGATCGTGCTGCAGTTGTTACAGGAGAAAGCTTTGCAGATGCCTTATCAATTGCACCAATCGCTGCATCGAAAACGATGCCAATATTACTGACAAAGAAAAATGCCATACCGAATTCTGTCAGCCAATACGTTAAATCAAGCAACATGAAGCAAACCTTTGTTATTGGAGGCGCAGCTGTTGTGCCTGATAAAATTGCTAAAGTTTTCCCAAATCATAAACGCATCAGCGGGGCGACTCGTTATGAAACAAACAGCAGCATCATCAGCTACTTTGCAGCTGACTTGAATATGTCCAGTCCGTTTATTGCAACTGGAACAAACTACCCCGATGCATTGTCAGGTTCTGCTGCAGCAGCAGTTCATGGAAATCCTATGATTTTAACAAATCCAAAAGCAGCTGATCAAACAACGATCGATACAATTGCTGCTTATGCTGATTCAGCTAAAATGTATTACATCATTGGCGGAGAAAATGCTCTTCCTGAATCTGCAATCAGCTCATTATTTGAATAA
- a CDS encoding cell wall-binding repeat-containing protein, whose protein sequence is MSFAGSALAAQYLSPVVLTNPNTANGATKTTIQKYKEQTFVYYILGGENALPQSAIDQLFE, encoded by the coding sequence ATAAGTTTTGCGGGTTCTGCACTTGCGGCTCAATATTTAAGCCCGGTTGTTTTAACAAATCCAAATACTGCGAACGGCGCAACTAAAACTACTATTCAAAAGTATAAGGAACAAACATTTGTTTATTACATTCTCGGAGGAGAAAATGCTCTTCCTCAAAGTGCAATTGATCAGCTGTTTGAATAA
- a CDS encoding alpha/beta hydrolase: MKIKTDSVTGFKNANIPYTLLSRNSNTKSLAIMLPGLGYTAQGPLFHYSTGVFLNKNADVLHINYHYNSAFYESFTNEEIDEALKRDVRNVIDTVLSAHTYSDFYLIGKSLGTIALASELGRTAFFDAKVIWLTPLLNREDVFWSIVKSKKRGLCMIGDKDPYYKEDRFQQLKENPALHSVLIPLANHSLELDGDPVGSVDILKEVMAKIEAF; this comes from the coding sequence ATGAAGATCAAAACAGATTCTGTAACCGGATTTAAGAATGCTAACATTCCATATACACTTCTCAGCAGAAATTCTAACACAAAAAGCCTTGCCATTATGCTTCCAGGCTTAGGCTATACAGCCCAGGGTCCTCTTTTTCATTATTCAACAGGGGTATTCTTAAACAAGAATGCTGACGTGCTCCACATCAATTATCATTACAATTCAGCATTCTATGAATCTTTTACAAATGAAGAAATCGATGAGGCTTTAAAAAGAGATGTAAGAAACGTAATCGACACTGTCTTAAGCGCACATACTTACAGTGATTTTTATCTAATAGGAAAATCGCTCGGAACCATTGCATTAGCTTCAGAGCTCGGCAGAACAGCTTTTTTCGATGCAAAAGTCATTTGGTTAACACCGCTATTAAATAGAGAAGATGTTTTTTGGTCGATCGTAAAGAGCAAAAAACGAGGATTGTGCATGATTGGCGATAAGGATCCTTATTATAAGGAAGATAGATTTCAACAGCTGAAGGAAAACCCTGCTCTTCACTCCGTCCTTATTCCTCTGGCGAATCATAGTTTAGAATTGGATGGTGATCCTGTAGGTTCCGTGGATATATTAAAAGAAGTGATGGCGAAGATTGAGGCATTTTAA
- a CDS encoding ABC transporter ATP-binding protein, translating to MIRFENVSKVYKDGTKAVNALDLTIEKGEFFVFIGPSGCGKTTTMKMINRLIDATAGSVYIDGKNVHNYDIHELRWNIGYVLQQIALFPHMTIEENIAIVPELRKWEADKIRKRTDELLEMVGLEPDTYRTRKPSELSGGQQQRIGVIRALAADPDIILMDEPFSALDPISREKLQQDMIDLQKRIHKTIVFVTHDMQEALALGDRICVMKDGEAIQVDAPEAIIANPANEFVKEFIGHRAVTNVLEGSIEGFVRPPQETDSLKVPLSYSADIKEALARLGEEDMIPIERDGQIIGTITRESAVQFLSGQTEERG from the coding sequence ATGATCCGCTTTGAGAACGTATCTAAGGTATATAAGGATGGTACAAAAGCCGTTAATGCTTTGGATTTAACCATAGAAAAAGGGGAGTTTTTTGTTTTTATCGGGCCTTCAGGCTGCGGGAAAACAACAACAATGAAAATGATTAACCGTCTGATAGATGCAACGGCTGGATCTGTTTACATAGACGGAAAAAATGTTCATAACTACGACATTCATGAACTCCGCTGGAATATTGGGTATGTGCTGCAGCAGATTGCTCTGTTTCCGCATATGACGATTGAAGAAAATATCGCGATCGTTCCTGAGCTTAGAAAATGGGAAGCTGACAAAATCCGCAAGCGGACAGATGAGCTTCTTGAAATGGTAGGTCTTGAACCTGATACATATCGAACACGGAAACCGAGCGAATTATCCGGCGGTCAGCAGCAGAGAATCGGAGTCATCAGGGCGCTTGCTGCTGATCCTGATATCATTCTCATGGACGAGCCATTCAGCGCGCTAGATCCGATCAGCCGCGAAAAACTGCAGCAGGATATGATTGATCTGCAAAAGCGGATTCATAAAACGATTGTATTTGTCACACATGATATGCAGGAGGCCTTGGCTTTAGGAGACCGCATTTGTGTGATGAAGGATGGAGAGGCTATTCAGGTTGATGCACCTGAAGCCATTATAGCGAATCCTGCTAATGAGTTTGTAAAGGAGTTTATCGGTCATCGTGCCGTGACAAATGTTCTAGAGGGTTCGATTGAAGGGTTTGTTCGTCCTCCTCAAGAAACAGATTCCCTGAAAGTCCCGTTGTCTTATTCAGCAGACATCAAGGAGGCCCTGGCTCGATTAGGAGAAGAAGATATGATTCCAATTGAACGGGATGGACAGATTATCGGAACCATTACAAGAGAGTCGGCCGTACAGTTTCTATCGGGGCAAACGGAAGAAAGAGGTTAA
- the opuFB gene encoding osmoprotectant update ABC transporter permease/substrate-binding subunit OpuFB (The ABC transporter OpuF is widely distributed in Bacillus species other than B. subtilis. OpuFA is the ATP-binding subunit, while OpuFB is a fusion of permease and substrate-binding subunits.), with amino-acid sequence MNEFIDVFKDRQGELLSALFEHIQISFIALLLAVIISIPLGIYLTRKTKAAEGVIGISAVLQTIPSLALLGLLIPLVGIGVVPAIIALVIYALLPILRNTYTGIKEVDPSLIEAARAMGMNNSKRLFKVELPLALPVIMAGIRTAMVLIVGTTTLAALIGAGGLGKLILLGIDRNDNMLILLGAIPAALLAILFDVLLRLVEKTSAKRSMKAVGIAGLIAVLIVAVPLVFGTGKKDIVIAGKLGSEPEILINMYKLLIEKETDLEVEVKPGLGKTSFVFNALKSGDIDIYPEFTGTAITTFLKEEAVSNNRNEVYEQAKIGMMEEFDMAYLEPMKFNNTYTLAVPQEAAEQFGLEKMSDLKQVAGNMKAGFTLEFTDREDGYKGIQKLYETTFPNLKTMEPKLRYEAIQSGEINLIDAYSTDSELQQYNLTVLEDDKNLFPPYQGAPLLKKETLEEHPEIEDALNNLAGKITDDEMRDMNYQVNVEGKQASEVAKEYLQKEGLLKE; translated from the coding sequence ATGAATGAATTCATTGATGTTTTTAAAGATAGACAAGGCGAGCTATTATCTGCTTTGTTTGAACATATCCAAATTTCGTTTATAGCTCTTTTGCTTGCTGTCATCATATCTATTCCCCTTGGCATTTATTTAACAAGAAAAACCAAAGCTGCAGAAGGTGTCATTGGAATCTCAGCAGTGCTCCAAACCATACCTTCCCTTGCTTTGCTTGGATTGCTGATACCGCTTGTCGGGATTGGAGTCGTACCAGCAATTATTGCCTTGGTTATTTATGCACTGCTCCCAATCCTGAGAAATACATACACGGGAATTAAAGAGGTTGATCCTTCCTTAATTGAAGCGGCAAGAGCGATGGGAATGAACAATTCCAAGCGTCTGTTTAAAGTGGAGCTGCCTCTTGCCCTCCCGGTAATTATGGCCGGAATCCGGACAGCGATGGTGCTGATCGTAGGAACGACAACACTTGCAGCTCTAATAGGCGCAGGGGGATTAGGGAAACTGATTCTGCTTGGCATCGACCGCAACGATAACATGCTGATTTTACTTGGAGCAATTCCAGCGGCCCTTCTTGCAATCTTGTTTGATGTTCTCCTTCGTTTAGTTGAAAAAACATCAGCGAAAAGATCAATGAAAGCAGTTGGTATTGCAGGATTAATCGCAGTCTTAATTGTTGCTGTGCCGCTTGTATTTGGGACAGGGAAAAAAGATATCGTCATCGCCGGCAAACTTGGATCTGAGCCTGAAATTTTAATCAATATGTATAAGCTGCTGATTGAGAAGGAGACAGATTTAGAAGTGGAAGTTAAACCTGGTCTCGGAAAAACCTCTTTTGTTTTCAATGCGCTAAAATCAGGAGATATTGATATTTACCCGGAATTCACTGGTACCGCCATTACTACATTTTTAAAAGAGGAAGCAGTAAGCAACAATCGAAACGAAGTGTATGAGCAGGCCAAAATAGGTATGATGGAAGAATTTGATATGGCCTACCTTGAGCCGATGAAATTTAACAACACATACACTCTAGCCGTGCCCCAGGAAGCAGCAGAACAATTTGGCCTTGAAAAAATGTCAGATTTAAAACAAGTGGCAGGCAATATGAAGGCTGGTTTTACACTTGAATTTACTGATCGTGAGGACGGATATAAAGGTATCCAAAAGCTTTATGAAACAACCTTTCCAAACTTAAAAACGATGGAGCCAAAGCTGCGTTACGAAGCCATTCAGTCTGGTGAAATCAATTTAATTGATGCATATTCTACAGACAGTGAGCTGCAGCAATACAACTTAACAGTTCTAGAAGATGATAAAAACTTATTCCCGCCTTATCAGGGTGCACCGTTATTGAAAAAAGAAACGCTTGAAGAGCATCCGGAGATTGAGGACGCGCTAAATAATCTCGCAGGAAAAATTACGGACGATGAAATGCGGGATATGAACTATCAGGTAAATGTTGAAGGAAAGCAAGCTTCAGAAGTGGCGAAAGAGTACCTTCAAAAAGAAGGCCTGCTGAAAGAATAG